A genome region from Brassica oleracea var. oleracea cultivar TO1000 chromosome C2, BOL, whole genome shotgun sequence includes the following:
- the LOC106327124 gene encoding uncharacterized protein LOC106327124 isoform X1, whose product MNVDQCQWPEKMMCMGVDGGCGAEEKKNDNKGVDLLAQASKHLSERSPYDVPEDGLALGLSVNTLPVVLANLLNQKDDKKRHKKSHHGTETKQKKKSSRQGEKLRAGSIWVEHDDYFRRLEAPDLETLSDLASLRSLSSRNCFLVPSASIQQRETDATARNEDAVCGEETQDILSEGVNEVVGHQPMTVDNVGDEISSGGLEWIVGCRNRILLTSERPSKKRRRLGSDAGLEKLVVAAPCRENALLCDFCCTGEAKGYHHQLIVCTSCKATVHKKCYGVVEDTDKTWLCSWCELENGRGNSERPCSLCPKKGGVLKPVLSKTENGGPPEFAHLYCSLWMPEVYIEDLNKMEPILNLPGIKETRRKLLCNLCKVKSGACTRCCYATCRASFHPICAREAGNRLEIWGKHGCDTVELRAFCSKHSDIQDSGRPINGGNINAADPPVCHLRTESIGDRLSNDETGVEVGTQGTGSDISRNSELQELESPRSEFDRSATDIVESGMTERSTDNEKKTRSESLSFVLILKKLINLGKVDVKDVAEEIGVNPDALNAKLMDGDLLPDLLGKIVKWLSQHAHMGTRDKCGNIKSTNTTKSERRAANCTEGIVMLDSDIVDPGVFSLERASAEICTGIGFVVDEAKANKPVLKKEISGNLPSDHSPEEQKPVVLDQEFRGKNTVHLSDDLGEKSNPSSSGLMVENAFSVGPNSSQNRLILNDPSPMILDLLDHEAYPGFSPHPYIHKELSEMGKGKTVKSSTNSYVDRMTTEPDGSEEGTKHLQDAGDHTTCCNSQSQSADCGDPFCRLAKARKFGILDMYPKDEVEGELLYYQLQLLGTGVSRKQLSDDLAYAVTKKLPLEIDEQHGRRWDDVLVNKYFHDVREARKQGRKEKRHKEAQAVLAAATQAAATSSRNTSLRKDTSEEPAQQEMSTNRRGGAHLVPQTKETLLKVPVSGPPSEKRSGQRTREFSLENPRSCDICRRSETIWNLIVVCSSCKVAVHMDCYKCAKESTGPWYCELCAESTGSFNFWEKPYSTTECALCGGTTGAFRKATDGQWVHAFCAEWSLESTFRRGQVNPVQGMESLAKNTNTCCVCQRIYGACIKCSYGNCQTTFHPTCARSARFHMTGGGKLPHKAYCEKHSLEQKAKAKSQKHEAVEQKSLKHYRVELERLRLLCERIVKREKLKRELAVFSHEILAARRDHAARNPFSPPEVSSDSATTSIKGYPDSNISGSEAIQRSDDITIDSTASVKQRRGKGLVLIDTDQKTDDSATSRGRFTRNPTESQLFSVKTVPRKHCIVSPSVSEEGDEESETKKQHVETFAKELVMTSDEASFKNRRLPKGYFYVPVDGLQEDKPDSSDKPINQTVPYGECEI is encoded by the exons ATGAACGTTGACCAATGCCAGTGGCCGGAGAAGATGATGTGTATGGGAGTGGACGGAGGTTGTGGTGCTGAAGAGAAGAAGAATGATAACAAGGGAGTCGATTTGTTAGCTCAGGCTAGCAAACATCTCTCGGAGAGGTCTCCTTACGATGTTCCTGAAGATGGTTTAGCTCTGGGGTTAAGTGTGAATACTCTGCCAGTTGTGTTAGCTAATTTGTTGAACCAAAAGGATGACAAGAAGCGGCATAAGAAGTCTCACCATGGGACTGAGACGAAGCAGAAGAAGAAGTCTTCTAGGCAAGGGGAGAAGTTGAGAGCTGGGAGTATATGGGTTGAACATGATGACTACTTTAGGCGCTTAGAGGCTCCTGATTTAGAAACTTTGTCAGATTTAGCTTCTCTACGTTCTTTATCTTCTAGAAACTGCTTTTTAGTTCCATCCGCTAGTATTCAACAGAGGGAAACTGATGCGACTGCTAGAAACGAGGATGCTGTTTGTGGAGAAGAAACTCAAGACATTCTTAGTGAAGGGGTAAACGAAGTTGTTGGTCATCAGCCAATGACTGTTGATAATGTGGGCGATGAGATCTCTTCTGGTGGTTTAGAATGGATTGTAGGCTGTAGAAATAGGATTTTGTTGACATCAGAAAGGCCCTCCAAAAAGCGGAGACGTCTTGGTAGTGATGCAGGTTTGGAGAAATTAGTGGTTGCCGCTCCTTGCAGAGAGAATGCATTGTTATGTGATTTTTGCTGCACTGGTGAGGCCAAGGGATACCATCACCAGTTGATTGTTTGCACTTCCTGCAAAGCCACAGTTCATAAAAAATGCTATGGTGTGGTTGAGGATACGGATAAGACATGGTTGTGCTCCTGGTGTGAGCTGGAGAATGGTCGTGGTAATAGTGAAAGACCGTGCTCGCTTTGTCCGAAAAAGGGTGGCGTTCTGAAACCTGTTCTCTCGAAAACTGAGAATGGTGGGCCACCGGAGTTTGCTCATCTGTATTGTTCTCTGTGGATGCCTGAGGTGTATATAGAAGACTTGAATAAAATGGAACCTATCTTGAATTTGCCTGGGATAAAAGAAACTCGCAGGAAGTTGTTGTGTAACTTGTGCAAGGTGAAATCTGGTGCTTGCACTCGATGTTGTTATG CAACATGCCGAGCATCTTTCCATCCTATATGTGCAAGGGAGGCAGGGAATAGGCTAGAAATCTGGGGAAAACATGGGTGTGACACT GTTGAACTGCGAGCTTTCTGCTCGAAGCATTCAGATATTCAAGATAGTGGAAGGCCTATAAACGGCGGAAATATTAATGCAGCTGATCCTCCTGTATGTCATCTTCGAACAGAATCTATAGGAGATCGCCTAAGTAATGATGAGACGGGAGTTGAAGTAGGAACACAAGGTACAGGTTCTGATATTTCGAGAAACAGTGAGTTGCAAGAACTGGAATCACCGCGTTCAGAATTTGACAGGTCTGCAACAGACATTGTTGAATCAGGGATGACTGAGAGGAGCACCGATAATGAAAAAAAAACTCGATCCGAGTCTCTTAGTTTTGTATTGATTCTGAAAAAG TTGATCAACCTGGGCAAAGTAGATGTGAAGGATGTGGCCGAAGAGATTGGGGTCAATCCTGATGCTTTGAATGCCAAACTTATG GACGGAGACTTGTTACCTGATTTACTAGGCAAGATAGTTAAATGGCTTAGCCAGCATGCACACATGGGTACTAGGGACAAATGCGGAAATATTAAAAGTACGAACACTACTAAATCTGAGCGTCGGGCAGCTAACTGTACTGAAGGCATTGTGATGTTAGATTCTGACATTGTAGACCCTGGTGTCTTTTCTTTGGAGCGAGCCTCTGCTGAAATTTGTACTGGTATTGGTTTTGTGGTTGATGAAGCTAAAGCTAATAAGCCAGTTTTGAAAAAAGAAATCAGTGGGAATTTGCCATCTGATCATTCTCCAGAAGAACAG AAACCAGTAGTGCTTGATCAGGAGTTTCGTGGGAAAAATACAGTTCATCTTTCTG ATGATCTCGGAGAAAAATCAAATCCCAGCTCGTCTGGACTAATGGTGGAGAATGCCTTTTCCGTGGGGCCAAATAGTTCTCAAAACCGTTTAATTTTGAACGATCCAAGTCCTATGATCTTGGATCTCCT TGATCATGAAGCATATCCTGGTTTCAGTCCTCATCCTTATATTCACAAAGAATTGTCAGAGATGGGCAAGGGAAAGACCGTGAAAAGCAGCACGAATTCTTATGTGGATAGGATGACAACCGAACCTGATG GCTCTGAAGAAGGAACCAAGCATCTGCAGGACGCTGGCGATCATACTACCTGTTGTAATTCCCAAAGTCAGAGTGCAGACTGCGGAGACCCATTTTGTCGGTTAGCTAAAGCTAGGAAATTTGGCATACTGGATATGTATCCTAAAGATGAAGTGGAAGGAGAACTTCTATATTATCAACTTCAGTTACTTGGCACCGGAGTTTCAAGAAAACAACTATCGG ACGATCTAGCCTACGCAGTTACCAAAAAGCTGCCCCTGGAGATTGATGAACAGCATGGACGAAGATGGGATGATGTGCTGGTCAACAAATATTTCCATGATGTCAGGGAAGCAAGAAAGCAAGGTAGGAAAGAGAAAAGACACAAAGAAGCCCAGGCTGTTCTAGCAGCTGCTACTCAAGCAGCAGCAACATCTTCTCGGAATACATCGCTCAGGAAAGATACGTCAGAAGAACCTGCTCAACAAGAG ATGAGTACGAATAGACGTGGCGGCGCCCACCTAGTGCCACAGACAAAGGAAACACTTTTAAAGGTGCCGGTTTCCGGTCCACCATCTGAGAAGCGTTCTGGTCAGCGTACACGAGAATTTTCATTAGAAAATCCACGAAGTTGTGACATCTGCAGACGCTCTGAAACTATATGGAACCTGATTGTGGTGTGCTCTAGTTGCAAG GTTGCTGTTCACATGGATTGCTACAAATGTGCTAAAGAATCTACTGGTCCTTGGTACTGTGAACTATGTGCGGAATCTACTGGTTCTTTCAATTTTTGGGAAAAACCGTATTCTACTACAGAGTGTGCTTTATGTGGAGGCACAACTGGGGCATTTAGGAAAGCCACAGATGGCCAGTGGGTTCATGCATTTTGTGCTGAG TGGTCTCTTGAATCAACCTTCAGAAGGGGTCAAGTAAATCCTGTGCAGGGAATG GAATCTCTGGCTAAGAACACCAACACTTGTTGTGTATGCCAACGGATATATGGTGCATGCATTAAG TGTAGTTATGGTAACTGCCAGACGACATTTCACCCCACCTGTGCCAGAAGTGCTCGCTTTCATATGACTGGTGGTGGAAAACTTCCGCATAAGGCTTACTGTGAGAAACACAGCTTGGAGCAGAAGGCAAAG GCTAAATCTCAGAAACATGAGGCAGTGGAACAGAAAAGTCTCAAACATTATAGG GTTGAACTTGAGAGGTTACGCCTTCTGTGTGAGCGTATAGTCAAGAGGGAGAAGTTAAAA CGAGAGCTGGCTGTTTTCTCGCATGAGATACTTGCTGCCAGAAGGGATCACGCTGCACGTAATCCATTTTCTCCTCCTGAAGTTTCATCGGACTCTGCTACAACGTCAATTAAAGGTTATCCAGATAGTAATATATCTGGCAGTGAAGCAATACAGAGGTCAGATGATATCACCATCGACAGCACAGCCTCTGTTAAGCAGCGGCGAGGCAAAGGTCTCGTTTTAATAGACACTGATCAGAAAACAGACGATAGTGCTACTTCCAGGGGTCGGTTTACTCGTAATCCAACCGAAAGCCAATTATTTTCTGTGAAAACCGTTCCACGCAAACATTGTATAGTCTCGCCAAGTGTTTCAGAGGAAGGAGATGAAGAATCAGAGACCAAGAAG CAGCATGTAGAAACATTTGCGAAGGAGCTTGTGATGACATCGGATGAAGCTTCTTTCAAGAACCGGCGGCTCCCAAAGGGATACTTTTATGTTCCTGTTGATGGTCTGCAAGAAGACAAGCCAGATTCATCTGATAAGCCAATCAACCAAACTGTGCCTTATGGTGAGTGTGAGATTTGA
- the LOC106327124 gene encoding uncharacterized protein LOC106327124 isoform X2, with amino-acid sequence MNVDQCQWPEKMMCMGVDGGCGAEEKKNDNKGVDLLAQASKHLSERSPYDVPEDGLALGLSVNTLPVVLANLLNQKDDKKRHKKSHHGTETKQKKKSSRQGEKLRAGSIWVEHDDYFRRLEAPDLETLSDLASLRSLSSRNCFLVPSASIQQRETDATARNEDAVCGEETQDILSEGVNEVVGHQPMTVDNVGDEISSGGLEWIVGCRNRILLTSERPSKKRRRLGSDAGLEKLVVAAPCRENALLCDFCCTGEAKGYHHQLIVCTSCKATVHKKCYGVVEDTDKTWLCSWCELENGRGNSERPCSLCPKKGGVLKPVLSKTENGGPPEFAHLYCSLWMPEVYIEDLNKMEPILNLPGIKETRRKLLCNLCKVKSGACTRCCYATCRASFHPICAREAGNRLEIWGKHGCDTVELRAFCSKHSDIQDSGRPINGGNINAADPPVCHLRTESIGDRLSNDETGVEVGTQGTGSDISRNSELQELESPRSEFDRSATDIVESGMTERSTDNEKKTRSESLSFVLILKKLINLGKVDVKDVAEEIGVNPDALNAKLMDGDLLPDLLGKIVKWLSQHAHMGTRDKCGNIKSTNTTKSERRAANCTEGIVMLDSDIVDPGVFSLERASAEICTGIGFVVDEAKANKPVLKKEISGNLPSDHSPEEQKPVVLDQEFRGKNTVHLSDDLGEKSNPSSSGLMVENAFSVGPNSSQNRLILNDPSPMILDLLDHEAYPGFSPHPYIHKELSEMGKGKTVKSSTNSYVDRMTTEPDGSEEGTKHLQDAGDHTTCCNSQSQSADCGDPFCRLAKARKFGILDMYPKDEVEGELLYYQLQLLGTGVSRKQLSVTKKLPLEIDEQHGRRWDDVLVNKYFHDVREARKQGRKEKRHKEAQAVLAAATQAAATSSRNTSLRKDTSEEPAQQEMSTNRRGGAHLVPQTKETLLKVPVSGPPSEKRSGQRTREFSLENPRSCDICRRSETIWNLIVVCSSCKVAVHMDCYKCAKESTGPWYCELCAESTGSFNFWEKPYSTTECALCGGTTGAFRKATDGQWVHAFCAEWSLESTFRRGQVNPVQGMESLAKNTNTCCVCQRIYGACIKCSYGNCQTTFHPTCARSARFHMTGGGKLPHKAYCEKHSLEQKAKAKSQKHEAVEQKSLKHYRVELERLRLLCERIVKREKLKRELAVFSHEILAARRDHAARNPFSPPEVSSDSATTSIKGYPDSNISGSEAIQRSDDITIDSTASVKQRRGKGLVLIDTDQKTDDSATSRGRFTRNPTESQLFSVKTVPRKHCIVSPSVSEEGDEESETKKQHVETFAKELVMTSDEASFKNRRLPKGYFYVPVDGLQEDKPDSSDKPINQTVPYGECEI; translated from the exons ATGAACGTTGACCAATGCCAGTGGCCGGAGAAGATGATGTGTATGGGAGTGGACGGAGGTTGTGGTGCTGAAGAGAAGAAGAATGATAACAAGGGAGTCGATTTGTTAGCTCAGGCTAGCAAACATCTCTCGGAGAGGTCTCCTTACGATGTTCCTGAAGATGGTTTAGCTCTGGGGTTAAGTGTGAATACTCTGCCAGTTGTGTTAGCTAATTTGTTGAACCAAAAGGATGACAAGAAGCGGCATAAGAAGTCTCACCATGGGACTGAGACGAAGCAGAAGAAGAAGTCTTCTAGGCAAGGGGAGAAGTTGAGAGCTGGGAGTATATGGGTTGAACATGATGACTACTTTAGGCGCTTAGAGGCTCCTGATTTAGAAACTTTGTCAGATTTAGCTTCTCTACGTTCTTTATCTTCTAGAAACTGCTTTTTAGTTCCATCCGCTAGTATTCAACAGAGGGAAACTGATGCGACTGCTAGAAACGAGGATGCTGTTTGTGGAGAAGAAACTCAAGACATTCTTAGTGAAGGGGTAAACGAAGTTGTTGGTCATCAGCCAATGACTGTTGATAATGTGGGCGATGAGATCTCTTCTGGTGGTTTAGAATGGATTGTAGGCTGTAGAAATAGGATTTTGTTGACATCAGAAAGGCCCTCCAAAAAGCGGAGACGTCTTGGTAGTGATGCAGGTTTGGAGAAATTAGTGGTTGCCGCTCCTTGCAGAGAGAATGCATTGTTATGTGATTTTTGCTGCACTGGTGAGGCCAAGGGATACCATCACCAGTTGATTGTTTGCACTTCCTGCAAAGCCACAGTTCATAAAAAATGCTATGGTGTGGTTGAGGATACGGATAAGACATGGTTGTGCTCCTGGTGTGAGCTGGAGAATGGTCGTGGTAATAGTGAAAGACCGTGCTCGCTTTGTCCGAAAAAGGGTGGCGTTCTGAAACCTGTTCTCTCGAAAACTGAGAATGGTGGGCCACCGGAGTTTGCTCATCTGTATTGTTCTCTGTGGATGCCTGAGGTGTATATAGAAGACTTGAATAAAATGGAACCTATCTTGAATTTGCCTGGGATAAAAGAAACTCGCAGGAAGTTGTTGTGTAACTTGTGCAAGGTGAAATCTGGTGCTTGCACTCGATGTTGTTATG CAACATGCCGAGCATCTTTCCATCCTATATGTGCAAGGGAGGCAGGGAATAGGCTAGAAATCTGGGGAAAACATGGGTGTGACACT GTTGAACTGCGAGCTTTCTGCTCGAAGCATTCAGATATTCAAGATAGTGGAAGGCCTATAAACGGCGGAAATATTAATGCAGCTGATCCTCCTGTATGTCATCTTCGAACAGAATCTATAGGAGATCGCCTAAGTAATGATGAGACGGGAGTTGAAGTAGGAACACAAGGTACAGGTTCTGATATTTCGAGAAACAGTGAGTTGCAAGAACTGGAATCACCGCGTTCAGAATTTGACAGGTCTGCAACAGACATTGTTGAATCAGGGATGACTGAGAGGAGCACCGATAATGAAAAAAAAACTCGATCCGAGTCTCTTAGTTTTGTATTGATTCTGAAAAAG TTGATCAACCTGGGCAAAGTAGATGTGAAGGATGTGGCCGAAGAGATTGGGGTCAATCCTGATGCTTTGAATGCCAAACTTATG GACGGAGACTTGTTACCTGATTTACTAGGCAAGATAGTTAAATGGCTTAGCCAGCATGCACACATGGGTACTAGGGACAAATGCGGAAATATTAAAAGTACGAACACTACTAAATCTGAGCGTCGGGCAGCTAACTGTACTGAAGGCATTGTGATGTTAGATTCTGACATTGTAGACCCTGGTGTCTTTTCTTTGGAGCGAGCCTCTGCTGAAATTTGTACTGGTATTGGTTTTGTGGTTGATGAAGCTAAAGCTAATAAGCCAGTTTTGAAAAAAGAAATCAGTGGGAATTTGCCATCTGATCATTCTCCAGAAGAACAG AAACCAGTAGTGCTTGATCAGGAGTTTCGTGGGAAAAATACAGTTCATCTTTCTG ATGATCTCGGAGAAAAATCAAATCCCAGCTCGTCTGGACTAATGGTGGAGAATGCCTTTTCCGTGGGGCCAAATAGTTCTCAAAACCGTTTAATTTTGAACGATCCAAGTCCTATGATCTTGGATCTCCT TGATCATGAAGCATATCCTGGTTTCAGTCCTCATCCTTATATTCACAAAGAATTGTCAGAGATGGGCAAGGGAAAGACCGTGAAAAGCAGCACGAATTCTTATGTGGATAGGATGACAACCGAACCTGATG GCTCTGAAGAAGGAACCAAGCATCTGCAGGACGCTGGCGATCATACTACCTGTTGTAATTCCCAAAGTCAGAGTGCAGACTGCGGAGACCCATTTTGTCGGTTAGCTAAAGCTAGGAAATTTGGCATACTGGATATGTATCCTAAAGATGAAGTGGAAGGAGAACTTCTATATTATCAACTTCAGTTACTTGGCACCGGAGTTTCAAGAAAACAACTATCGG TTACCAAAAAGCTGCCCCTGGAGATTGATGAACAGCATGGACGAAGATGGGATGATGTGCTGGTCAACAAATATTTCCATGATGTCAGGGAAGCAAGAAAGCAAGGTAGGAAAGAGAAAAGACACAAAGAAGCCCAGGCTGTTCTAGCAGCTGCTACTCAAGCAGCAGCAACATCTTCTCGGAATACATCGCTCAGGAAAGATACGTCAGAAGAACCTGCTCAACAAGAG ATGAGTACGAATAGACGTGGCGGCGCCCACCTAGTGCCACAGACAAAGGAAACACTTTTAAAGGTGCCGGTTTCCGGTCCACCATCTGAGAAGCGTTCTGGTCAGCGTACACGAGAATTTTCATTAGAAAATCCACGAAGTTGTGACATCTGCAGACGCTCTGAAACTATATGGAACCTGATTGTGGTGTGCTCTAGTTGCAAG GTTGCTGTTCACATGGATTGCTACAAATGTGCTAAAGAATCTACTGGTCCTTGGTACTGTGAACTATGTGCGGAATCTACTGGTTCTTTCAATTTTTGGGAAAAACCGTATTCTACTACAGAGTGTGCTTTATGTGGAGGCACAACTGGGGCATTTAGGAAAGCCACAGATGGCCAGTGGGTTCATGCATTTTGTGCTGAG TGGTCTCTTGAATCAACCTTCAGAAGGGGTCAAGTAAATCCTGTGCAGGGAATG GAATCTCTGGCTAAGAACACCAACACTTGTTGTGTATGCCAACGGATATATGGTGCATGCATTAAG TGTAGTTATGGTAACTGCCAGACGACATTTCACCCCACCTGTGCCAGAAGTGCTCGCTTTCATATGACTGGTGGTGGAAAACTTCCGCATAAGGCTTACTGTGAGAAACACAGCTTGGAGCAGAAGGCAAAG GCTAAATCTCAGAAACATGAGGCAGTGGAACAGAAAAGTCTCAAACATTATAGG GTTGAACTTGAGAGGTTACGCCTTCTGTGTGAGCGTATAGTCAAGAGGGAGAAGTTAAAA CGAGAGCTGGCTGTTTTCTCGCATGAGATACTTGCTGCCAGAAGGGATCACGCTGCACGTAATCCATTTTCTCCTCCTGAAGTTTCATCGGACTCTGCTACAACGTCAATTAAAGGTTATCCAGATAGTAATATATCTGGCAGTGAAGCAATACAGAGGTCAGATGATATCACCATCGACAGCACAGCCTCTGTTAAGCAGCGGCGAGGCAAAGGTCTCGTTTTAATAGACACTGATCAGAAAACAGACGATAGTGCTACTTCCAGGGGTCGGTTTACTCGTAATCCAACCGAAAGCCAATTATTTTCTGTGAAAACCGTTCCACGCAAACATTGTATAGTCTCGCCAAGTGTTTCAGAGGAAGGAGATGAAGAATCAGAGACCAAGAAG CAGCATGTAGAAACATTTGCGAAGGAGCTTGTGATGACATCGGATGAAGCTTCTTTCAAGAACCGGCGGCTCCCAAAGGGATACTTTTATGTTCCTGTTGATGGTCTGCAAGAAGACAAGCCAGATTCATCTGATAAGCCAATCAACCAAACTGTGCCTTATGGTGAGTGTGAGATTTGA